One part of the Glycine soja cultivar W05 chromosome 11, ASM419377v2, whole genome shotgun sequence genome encodes these proteins:
- the LOC114373543 gene encoding histone deacetylase HDT1-like → MDAPMEFWGVEVKVGQTVTVDPMDPVDSYIHISQVALGEAKKEKPNESVVLYLKVGEQKIVLGTLSRDGIPHLSLDLVLDSDSELSHTSKSASVFFCGYRVLTGGNNASDFSDSEEDEELALEGQDNDEGAKVTKPSKPVPKIGAPAKTADPKKDKGDDSDDESDDDLAGEDEFGSSDEMDDDSDSDEESDEETPAKKVDQGKKRPNESAAKTPVSAKKAKTATPEKTNGKKNVHVATPHPSKKGGKTPNSTKGQSPSSAGQLSCASCKKSFTNEVGLQQHKKAKHGGQ, encoded by the exons ATGGATGCACCAATGGAGTTTTGGG GTGTTGAGGTTAAGGTTGGTCAGACCGTGACAGTTGACCCAATGGATCCTGTGGATTCATACATACACATATCTCAGGTTGCGCTCGGAGAGGCGAAAAAGGAGAAACCTAATGAGTCTGTGGTTTTGTATTTGAAAGTTGGTGAACAGAAGATTGTCTTGGGAACCCTTTCTAGGGATGGCATTCCTCATCTATCGTTGGATTTGGTTCTGGACTCCGATTCCGAGCTTTCCCACACTTCAAAAAGTGCCAGTGTCTTTTTCTGTGGGTACAGAGTACTAAC TGGTGGCAACAATGCTTCTGATTTTTCTG ATAGTGAAGAGGATGAGGAACTTGCATTGGAGGGTCAAGATAATG ATGAAGGTGCAAAGGTTACCAAACCTTCTAAACCTGTTCCCAAGATTGGTGCCCCAGCAAAAACAGCTGATCCTAAGAAAGACAAGGgtgatgattctgatgatgaatcGGATGATGATCTTGCTGGTGAAGATGAATTTGGAAGTTCCGATGAG ATGGATGATGACAGCGATAGTGATGAGGAGAGTGATGAAGAGACCCCTGCTAAGAAG GTGGATCAGGGCAAGAAGAGACCAAATGAGTCTGCAGCAAAAACTCCTGTTTCTGCCAAGAAAGCTAAAACTGCTACTCCTGAAAAGACTA ATGGTAAGAAAAATGTACATGTAGCAACTCCCCATCCTTCGAAGAAAGGTGGAAAGACACCCAACAGTACAAAAGGCCAGTCTCCCAGTTCTGCTGGACAACTATCTTGCGCAAGTTGTAAAAA GTCTTTCACCAACGAAGTCGGTCTGCAACAACATAAGAAGGCTAAGCATGGTGGTCAGTGA